The genomic segment TGGCAATGACTGCCGGAAACAACCATGCAGAGTGAAGTCAAGAGGGGAAGGTGTCGTTTTACAAAAGGTGGTCAGTACGCCATCAAATCCTCTATCGGACAAAGCCAGCGTATGCAGAGAGCAAGTATTGTAATTTAAATTAGAAATTGAATGAATTATTCAAACAGTATTTACGTCATCTAATTACATACTGTAGAATTTATTTTCCATGCGTGATCACGGTATGCTCAGCAGATATAGCTTTTGTTTTCTTGGATAAATGACGCCACCTACCGCCAAGCTGAAAGATTTCCCCGAATGTGCATTGATTTTCACAGCAACTCCCGTTCATGCATTTCATTCTAATGCTAATGATTGGGATTGAACTATTCGCTGTTCCCTAGTAAGATATGTTTTGTGCCACCTGAAAGATCTTTTAATGATGTAGTCGTTGTATTGGCACACTGTCCTCACAGTATGTTTTGCATTTCTGTCCATTATATGGATGTAACAGCCATAAAATACTTTTGAAACGCACATGCTTGTACCGATTCAATACGTTATAGACGATTTCCCTTCTCGACCAATCAAACTCACCATATTGTTGATCATTGCCCAATCAGCACGCTTGTTAGAAGGCTGTAAGCCTATTGACTTCCGGGTGGGCGTGTTCACTAGACGGTAGGAAGAGGTCAAAGGAGTTGTTATGCACGGGACGTGCGTAATACAATTTGGCTCCAGAATATTAGAACATTTTGGATAATCTAACGTTTTGAGGTACTTATATTTACAAGCGCAGGTATTCGCAAATCTAATTCCAAACAATCTCAGCTCATTAATGTGCGCAAGTGACGTGCTAACGCTAGCCGATGCTAAAAGTCGCGTGTTCACCAAGCAAGAATGGACACTTGCGAACTCAAATACTCCATATAATTTTTAATGTAAACATTCGCCTAGTGCTTGGAGCTAAATATTTCCACTAGCGTTTTGCTACTCGAATTTTGGAAGAGTTATCCCGCCTGTTGGGAGCAATTTCCACGGTCGTAGCAAGCCGTCATGTTTCACTCCGTGCCCCGTCGTGTCACTACCGAGGTCGGCGTTAGGACACTCAGGGTCCCAGGGGTTAGGTCATTTCGACGGGCTGTGCAGAATGACGACGGCCAAGGCTCAGCGGCGTGGCTGGGCAGGGCCGCTGGCCTGTTCCTATCAACCCTGCGCCGGGTGGGGGTCCTTGCCACGGAGTCTGCAACAAGATCTGGACACAGAAGCAAGGATTTGCTGTCAATCTTCGCAGACCATTGCGGCTTTGTCACCGGCCAGAGGTTGCGGCGTGCTTGTCGGATTGCCGAGCTCTACTCCAACTTGTACTCTGAAAGGACCCGATGGACCCTGGTGAGCAGCTTATGGCGCAGGTTCCAGAGCAAGCATCCCTCCCCGGGCAAGCTGATCGCGGCACTTGCTGGGGTCTTCATGTGGGACAATGAGAAGATTCAAGATGAGGAAATGTACAGGTTTGGAAGCTTTTATTCTATTGTGTCTGTCAttccaaccaaaaaaaaaagtcttcatttGTCATGCATGCACCCTTTGCTTTGCTTAGACTAGGATCACCAACCAAATTTGTGCCCCTGAATGTTCTAGATgtaatcattttaaaatgtttgtacATTTGTCCAGATGCGGCCTGGAGCTTGAGGCCCTCGATGCTGTAAAGAGTCTAAATGCACATGCAGGCACAGTGAGTGGTCACGTGGAGCAGGGCTGGGAAGTTGTGATGGAGAAGAAGGACTTCCGTGTGTGGAAGCGACCGATCCCCGACAGCCACCTCTACGAGTACAGAGGTTACAAATGGAAAAATTGGCTTGTAATACATGTGGCCCATTTGAGCTGTCGACATTTGTTTTTATCTGTATTTTATTGCAGTGTTGGGCTCATACACTgatgtcacaccaaggcagttCTTCAATGTGCAGGTACCAATGTCTTTTTCTATTATGTCACTCTAGTTTGAAATGGCCATTGGTGTGACCTGAGGTCCATGTTAGGCATAAAACCtatgcacattaaaaaaaaaaaagtgggttaGAAAAATAATAGTCGGTAAAgaagtgaaaaaataaaattacaaataaaactCATATTTGTTGATATTTCAAGCCTTTACTACTGAGCACAGTGCTTTCATGTCTTCTATTTATGGAGTCACCTCAAGCGCAATCATTCTGTCACCAAGGCAATGTTAACACTCTGCTTGTACTAATACACGGAATATAAATAGCACAACACTTGACTGACCACTGCTTTGTCTTTTGCAGTTGGATACCGAGTATAGGAAGAAGTGGGATGCCCTGGTGATCAAACTAGAAGTGGTGGACCGGGACATCAACACTGGCTCAGAAATTGTACACTGGGCTACGCACTTTCCTGTGAGTTTCCCCTTCTCCTTCTCAtttatttactttctaaagAGCTGCTAAATCAGCGTTTTAGCATTGTTGTGGCATGTGaccgccctctagtggtatgaGAAAGAATCATTACCAAAACATCATTGTTTTATTTCGCTTTTGAGTTCAATACATTtgcattttataaaaaaaaatatggtgttTATATTAAATCATTATTTAAGTAATTAATGTTGCagtgatttagaaaaaaaatactttatagaaataaaacagccaTGTTATTTTTGATGAACACTATTTTAATGCTGGCCATGATGGTGGTACTtggagaagttttttttttttcgtatatAACATTTAAAGAAGACTGTACAGTTTTTCCTTATAAATTGATGTCTATTCTTCCTCTACAGTATCCCATGTATTCCAGGGACTACGTGTATGTACGACGCTATGAGGTGGACGTGGAAAACAACCTGATGATCCTAGTTTCCAGGTAAGAAACAAAGCATACATATTATTTATCTATGTAAGGACTGTTATTTTGACTTTGtataaaattaaattgaaaaaacTTGTGTTAAGAATTCATATTCAACTGTTCATATGCCccttgtaaataaaataaatgtgaaattAATATGTAATACGTAAAAAATTAATATGGAATACGTAATGTGAAATTCATATGTAATATCTTGTCCTTTTTCATCATTGTGTTTATTAGAGCCGTGCAGCATCCTCGAGTCCCAGAGTCTCAAAATTTTGTGAGAGTTCACTCATATCAATCTAAGATGGTCATCCGTCCCCACAAGTCCTTCGATGAGGTTCGAATCGAATCTGACAATTTTCAGtcataataaaacaatattttcaGGTTACAGAATCCAAAGTTTTTAACACTTGTTGATGATGTTGACAGAATGGATTTGACTACCTGCTAACCTACAGTGACGACCCTCAGACTGCCTTCCCTCGTTACTGTGTGAGCTGGATGGTGTCAAGTGGTGAGCTCACATCTCAAATgagttgcaaaataaaaaaaaaattgggacatTTAATTTATGTTTTATATAGTTTCTAATATGGCACACATCCAATGCTTTAAAAGCATTTGGCATTGTAGTCCATGTGTAGAAAATAAAACCGATGTCTTCTATCACATCCTGACAGGCATGCCGGACTTCCTCGAGAAGCTTCACACTGCTGCGTTGAAGGCCAAGAACTTGGAGGTTGGTATTTATGACTACACTAGCGTCATCAAGTCCAAGGACAACGCGGGCCGCCAGCAGAACCAGGAGCGTCTCGCCGCTGAGAACAAACACGGCAGCGGTTCCAGTCAGATGTTCGCCTGAAGTGACTTTTAACAGATGAAACCCTCCAAAGCCTACTTTGTGGATACGACATGTGTGAAGGTGTTTGTTTTTTGGTAGATGAAGCTTCGAAAAAGAAGAATGGACCTCTGCCAATGTGTGGTGTGGTCCCACTGCCTGTTGTTGGGCCTTTCATGACATTTGAGTGGATGTGCTTTTGCAGTACAGTATTTCCATCAGAATAGAGATAGATGAAGGCCTCGATGGGAGAacactccttttttttcttcgtcttcATATGAGTCACAGTGATGCTGTTTCTGCTTTTATGTCAACAGAATAAGAGGGCTTTAAAAACAGGTGAAACCAGTCCTTCCGTAGCAGGGGCACAGTGTCTTATAACAACCGTGGAGATCCTCACGTCCGATGTACACATTTAGTCCTTGTCTGGAGAAAAACAACACTTTGGAATCTGTTCCGGTATCATTTCACAAGCGGGAAAACATAAGAtagaaatgaacaaaaaaagttaactcatttcaattttttttttgtagcgtgCTAACATGtcacactgatttttttttttcttttttcaatgcTTTCTCCCAAACTGGATTGAAATGAGATGCAGAAGCTCTGGTGTTCTCTGTAATTCTGCTGTGTTCGTCCTGTAATAACTGTACAAATAATGCACTGCTTTGAAATAATAAAACTAAGTTTACAGCCTGCTAATATGTCTGGCAACATATGCATTTCCATGTTCTTGAAGTGggctgttggaatgcggcccccgaggactggagttcgacacccttatgttaaagcaggggtgtccgagtccagtcctcgagggccgcattcctccatgttttccaagtttccctcgttaaacacacctgattcaatgatcaggctcctgcagaacgtgaggatgaactggtcatttgaatcaggtgtgtttaacgagggaaacttggaaagcatgtaggaatgcggccctcgaggactggacttggacacccctgccttacactgagtgccaaaagtcccaatgatcgtgagcagcagggggggccccatttcaaccccttacactgagtgccaagcagggaagaaatgggtaccattgttatagtcactggtatgactcggcaggggtttgaacccacaacctcccaatctcagggcggacactctcctcttaggccactgagctggtaaacacttgtatcgtactataacacttatagtcctttttaaataacgtgtatacctatgtacgcctaaatattgttatccaatatatctactgcaatttcacattcgattgctggtttgaaattagcttttatttattaatttacatttatgttaaaacctgtctggcgtcttattccttgtttttatattcgccaattaaaacataaaaatcagacatttggttaactgctttatatgacaatatgagtAGGTACACTACGcgaggttaaaaataaaaaagagaataaataaataaagggttaattgcacaacaaaagcatttcctcgcacctgggatcgaaccaagctcttggcgagcaagagcccgagtcactaaccagtcggctatttcgaccagcAGTCGGCAATTGCTTGCATTGTTTTGTACTAGTTctgaagtgaactgaatctagaatcggttcactcaaaatatttgttcaaaagaatcgttcaccaaatcgttcgctacactttcttatttatttaattatttttttttacctcgtgtagtgtaccaaaatatcccataattatctgcctaaataattgtgactaaccggagattgcattgacctaattttcacatggtccttgtttacattttgcatttgacactgacagctgtcaagtgccacgttagggctcttcttgtgtaagttttatttgttatgggttttcttttgtaagtttaactttgggtacttcgaaagtgtcattttaaattgtactttgctaggtgttcgtgtacacaacgtgttgtgatgacatctgctgtggagtcttcagctagtcgcttgtgagctgctccataaaaccatacatgttccatacacTGAGAGTAAGGCTTCcaaagggtagtggttagtgctctgagcTTTCAcctcagcgacccaggttcgaatctcagtgggaacccaaaaaatttgcaacacagttgctcgttcaACCATAAAACCAGACATGTTCCATCCaccgagagcaaggcttccatagggtagtggttagttctctgggctttcaccccagcgacccaggttcgactcTCAGTGGGAacccaaaaagttttatcatagaaagtttgcaacacagttgctcgtgtaaccataaaaccatacatgtcccatgtaccgagagcaaggcttccatagggtagtggttactgctctgggctttcaccccagcgacccaggttcgaatctcagtgggaacccaaaaacattttatcgtagaaaatttgcaacacaggtgctcgtgtaaccataaaaccatacatgtcccatgtattgagagcaaggcttccatagggtggtGGTTagagctctgggctttcaccccagcgacctaggttcgaatctcagtgggatccaaaaaattttatcctagaaaatttgcaacacaggtgctcgtgtaaccataaaaccatacatgtcccattcattgagagcaaggcttccatagagtagtggttactgctctgggctttcaccccagcgacccaggttcgaatctcagagctagtgttagggttagagcttgggttagggttagagcttgggttagggttagagctacggttggggttagggcttcggttagggttagagctagggttagggttagagcgagggctagggttagagctagggttagggttaggattagagtgagggttacagtgagggttagagttagggcgatggttagggttagagctagggttggggttagagctagggttagagctagagctagggttagggttagagctagggttagggttagagctagggttagagctagggttagggctagggttagggttagagctagagctagggttagggttagagctagggttagggttagaattagagtgagggttagagttagagttagagttagggttagaattagtgctaggcttagggttagagttagagcgatggttagggttagagctagggttagagctagggttggggttagagctagggttagggttagagctacggttagcggtagggttagagttagagctagggttagggctagggttagcggtagggttagagttagagctagggtgagggttagggctagggttagcggtagggttagggttagagttagagctagggttagggtttgagctagggttagcggtagggttagggttagagttagagctagggttagcgttagtgcgagggttagggttagagctagggttggggttagggctagggttagggcttgggttagggttagagctagggttaggcttagagctagggcgagggttagggttagacctagggttagggttagtgcaagggttagacttagtgcaagggttagggttagagctagggttagggttagaattagagtgagggttagagttagggttagagttagggttagggttagagctagggttagagctagggttaggcttagagctagagcgagggttagggttagagctagggttagggttagggttagtgcaagggttagacttactgcaagggttagggttagagctagggttagggttagggttagaattagagtgagggttagagttagggttagagttagggttagggttagagctagggttagagctagggttagggttggggttagagctagggttagggtttgagctagggttagggctagggttagggttagggttagagctagggttagggtttgagctagggttagggctagggttagcggtagggttagggttagagttagagctagggttagggttagagctagggttagggttagagctaggcttagggttagggttagagttagagcgagggttagggttagagctagggttaggattagggttagagctagggttagcgttagtgcgagggttagagctagggttagggttagagctaggcttagggttagggttagagttagggcgagggttaggattagggttagagctagggttagggttagagctagggttagggttagagctaggcttagggttagggttagagctagggttagggttagggttagcgctagggttagggttagagttagtgcgagggttagggttagagctagagttagagctagggttagagctaggtttagggttagggttagagctagggttagggttagcgctaggcttagggttagagttagagcgatggttagggttagagctagggttagagctagggttggggttagagctagggttagggttagagctagggttagcggtagggttagagttagagctagggttagggctagggttagcggtagggttagagttagagctagggtgagggttagggttagggctagggttagcggtagggttagggttagagttagagctagggttagcggtagggttagggttagagttagagctagggttagggtttgagctagggttagggttagagctaggcttagggttagagctagggttagggttagcgctagggttagggttagagttagtgcgagggttagggttagagctagagttagagctagggttagagctaggcttagggttagggttagagctagggttagggttagagttagagcgagggttagggttagagctagggttagagctaggtttttttttttttttttttaaactaccatttaatggtagtttttttttttttaaaactaccatacacggtagtttaatggtagtttttttttaaactaccatttaatggtagttttttttttttttctttttttttttttttccccaaaaaaactaccatacacggtagtttaatgtagtttaatggtagtttttttttaaactaccatttaatggtagttttttttttttttcttttttagtttttttttttttcaaaaaaaaaaactaccatacacggtagtttaatgtagtttaatggtagttttttttttaaactaccatgtatggtagtttttttttttttttttttttttttttttcaaaaaaaaaaaactaccatacacggtagtttaatgtagtttaatggtagtttttttttaaactaccatgcatggtagtttttttttttgaaaaaaaaaaaaaaaaaaaaaaaaaaaaaaaaaaaactaccatacatggtagtttaaaaaaaaactaccattaaactacattaaactaccgtgtatggtagtttttttttttttttgaaaaaaaaaaaactaaaaaagaaaaaaaaaaaaactaccattaaatggtagtttaaaaaaaaactaccattaaactacattaaactaccgtgtatggtagtttttttggggaaaaaaaaaaagaaaaaaaaaaaaactaccattaaatggtagtttaaaaaaaaactaccattaaactaccgtgtatggtagttttaaaaaaaaaaaaaaaaactaccattaaatggtagtttaaaaaaaaaaaaaaaaaaaaaaaaaaaaaaaaaaaaaaaaaaaacctagctctaaccctagctctaaccctaaccctcgctctaactctaaccctaaccctagctc from the Syngnathus scovelli strain Florida chromosome 13, RoL_Ssco_1.2, whole genome shotgun sequence genome contains:
- the stard7 gene encoding stAR-related lipid transfer protein 7, mitochondrial isoform X2 produces the protein MQSEVKRGRCRFTKGGQYAIKSSIGQSQRMQRANHCGFVTGQRLRRACRIAELYSNLYSERTRWTLVSSLWRRFQSKHPSPGKLIAALAGVFMWDNEKIQDEEMYRCGLELEALDAVKSLNAHAGTVSGHVEQGWEVVMEKKDFRVWKRPIPDSHLYEYRVLGSYTDVTPRQFFNVQLDTEYRKKWDALVIKLEVVDRDINTGSEIVHWATHFPYPMYSRDYVYVRRYEVDVENNLMILVSRAVQHPRVPESQNFVRVHSYQSKMVIRPHKSFDENGFDYLLTYSDDPQTAFPRYCVSWMVSSGMPDFLEKLHTAALKAKNLEVGIYDYTSVIKSKDNAGRQQNQERLAAENKHGSGSSQMFA
- the stard7 gene encoding stAR-related lipid transfer protein 7, mitochondrial isoform X4, with protein sequence MQSEVKRGRCRFTKGDHCGFVTGQRLRRACRIAELYSNLYSERTRWTLVSSLWRRFQSKHPSPGKLIAALAGVFMWDNEKIQDEEMYRCGLELEALDAVKSLNAHAGTVSGHVEQGWEVVMEKKDFRVWKRPIPDSHLYEYRVLGSYTDVTPRQFFNVQLDTEYRKKWDALVIKLEVVDRDINTGSEIVHWATHFPYPMYSRDYVYVRRYEVDVENNLMILVSRAVQHPRVPESQNFVRVHSYQSKMVIRPHKSFDENGFDYLLTYSDDPQTAFPRYCVSWMVSSGMPDFLEKLHTAALKAKNLEVGIYDYTSVIKSKDNAGRQQNQERLAAENKHGSGSSQMFA
- the stard7 gene encoding stAR-related lipid transfer protein 7, mitochondrial isoform X1; protein product: MFHSVPRRVTTEVGVRTLRVPGVRSFRRAVQNDDGQGSAAWLGRAAGLFLSTLRRVGVLATESATRSGHRSKDLLSIFADHCGFVTGQRLRRACRIAELYSNLYSERTRWTLVSSLWRRFQSKHPSPGKLIAALAGVFMWDNEKIQDEEMYRCGLELEALDAVKSLNAHAGTVSGHVEQGWEVVMEKKDFRVWKRPIPDSHLYEYRVLGSYTDVTPRQFFNVQLDTEYRKKWDALVIKLEVVDRDINTGSEIVHWATHFPYPMYSRDYVYVRRYEVDVENNLMILVSRAVQHPRVPESQNFVRVHSYQSKMVIRPHKSFDENGFDYLLTYSDDPQTAFPRYCVSWMVSSGMPDFLEKLHTAALKAKNLEVGIYDYTSVIKSKDNAGRQQNQERLAAENKHGSGSSQMFA
- the stard7 gene encoding stAR-related lipid transfer protein 7, mitochondrial isoform X3 → MDFCQRTNKSATFSSRNNHCGFVTGQRLRRACRIAELYSNLYSERTRWTLVSSLWRRFQSKHPSPGKLIAALAGVFMWDNEKIQDEEMYRCGLELEALDAVKSLNAHAGTVSGHVEQGWEVVMEKKDFRVWKRPIPDSHLYEYRVLGSYTDVTPRQFFNVQLDTEYRKKWDALVIKLEVVDRDINTGSEIVHWATHFPYPMYSRDYVYVRRYEVDVENNLMILVSRAVQHPRVPESQNFVRVHSYQSKMVIRPHKSFDENGFDYLLTYSDDPQTAFPRYCVSWMVSSGMPDFLEKLHTAALKAKNLEVGIYDYTSVIKSKDNAGRQQNQERLAAENKHGSGSSQMFA